A window from Burkholderiales bacterium encodes these proteins:
- the moaC gene encoding cyclic pyranopterin monophosphate synthase MoaC has protein sequence MAKKLTHFDAQGRASMVDVAKKGETLRIASACGNIYMLPATLKKILAGSAKKGDVLGVARVAAIQASKRVAELIPLCHPLALTKVSVDFNVDRANSAVKCRATAETVGRTGVEMEALTAVSVGLLTVYDMCKAVDRGMRMEGIRLLHKQGGKSGVWHAKQGSSPKSAKTVKS, from the coding sequence ATGGCAAAGAAACTCACGCATTTCGATGCCCAAGGGCGGGCAAGCATGGTCGATGTGGCGAAAAAAGGGGAAACCCTTCGCATTGCAAGCGCTTGCGGCAATATCTACATGTTGCCCGCAACGCTCAAGAAGATCCTGGCTGGCAGCGCCAAGAAAGGCGATGTGCTGGGAGTCGCCAGAGTTGCCGCAATCCAGGCCTCGAAACGCGTTGCCGAACTGATACCGTTATGCCATCCGCTCGCGTTAACCAAAGTGTCAGTGGACTTCAACGTGGATCGGGCAAATAGCGCGGTGAAATGTCGGGCTACCGCCGAAACCGTGGGGCGCACTGGCGTGGAAATGGAAGCCCTCACCGCGGTAAGCGTTGGACTGCTGACCGTCTACGACATGTGCAAGGCCGTAGATCGCGGCATGCGCATGGAAGGCATCCGCCTGCTGCACAAGCAAGGCGGCAAATCCGGGGTGTGGCACGCCAAACAGGGCAGTTCGCCAAAATCCGCAAAAACCGTAAAAAGCTAG
- a CDS encoding glycosyltransferase family 2 protein, whose amino-acid sequence MQIDIVIPCYRVSGQIINVVEQTLALHHVRNVIVVDDGCPEHSGQVVRDHFPDESRVVVIEHKTNQGVGAAMLSGYAHAFANAADVAVKVDGDGQMDPQLVPLLLAPLVQGKADYAKGNRFFYPKHLAGMPRSRLFGNAFLSLISKLSSGYWSIMDPTNGFTALHFAAFRQLDTESLDRGYFFESDMLFQLGIANAVVMDVPMLPRYRGETSSMNIPKVALQFPGKYFNRFLKRIAFKYFVREFNIASLEIICGVPAMIAGLTYGIYHWVGPAYIGKPTPAGTVMVVGLLLLMGFQLLLSAVNYDITHEPSIPLTQRNATPI is encoded by the coding sequence ATGCAGATTGATATCGTTATTCCATGCTACCGCGTAAGCGGGCAAATCATCAATGTCGTTGAGCAAACGCTCGCGTTGCATCACGTGCGCAACGTCATCGTGGTGGACGACGGATGTCCGGAACACAGCGGCCAGGTCGTGCGCGATCATTTTCCGGATGAATCGCGCGTAGTGGTAATAGAACACAAGACGAACCAAGGCGTGGGAGCCGCGATGCTAAGTGGCTATGCGCACGCATTTGCGAACGCCGCCGATGTCGCAGTCAAGGTAGACGGAGATGGGCAAATGGATCCACAGCTCGTTCCTTTGCTGTTGGCGCCGCTGGTGCAAGGCAAAGCCGATTACGCCAAGGGCAACAGATTTTTTTACCCCAAACATCTTGCTGGCATGCCACGCTCGCGACTTTTCGGCAACGCGTTCCTGTCGTTAATCAGTAAACTTTCGTCGGGTTATTGGTCCATAATGGACCCGACCAACGGTTTTACCGCGTTGCATTTCGCGGCCTTCAGGCAGCTGGACACCGAGAGCCTGGACCGCGGATATTTTTTTGAGAGCGACATGTTGTTCCAGCTTGGCATTGCTAATGCAGTGGTAATGGATGTGCCTATGCTGCCGCGTTACCGCGGGGAAACCAGTAGCATGAACATTCCCAAGGTTGCGCTTCAGTTTCCCGGAAAGTATTTCAACAGATTCCTCAAGCGCATTGCATTCAAATATTTTGTCCGCGAATTCAACATCGCGTCATTGGAAATAATATGCGGCGTTCCCGCCATGATCGCCGGGCTGACCTATGGGATTTATCATTGGGTGGGGCCTGCGTATATTGGGAAACCCACTCCGGCGGGAACAGTCATGGTTGTGGGCTTGCTGCTTTTGATGGGGTTCCAGCTGCTGCTTTCAGCGGTAAATTACGACATTACACACGAACCCAGCATTCCTCTGACACAAAGAAATGCAACGCCAATCTAG
- the chrA gene encoding chromate efflux transporter, with protein sequence MSQISRAEAFRYWLKLGFISFGGPAGQIAIMHQELVEKRHWISDRRFLHALNYCMLLPGPEAQQLATYIGWLMHKTSGGLVAGVLFVLPSLFILIALSWIYLSYGNVPLVAGLFYGIKPAVTAIVVFAAYRIGSRALKNAWLRLVAAAAFIAIFAFKAPFPYIVLGAGIVGFLGGQWAPDEFAIGGGHGVQDKRFGPAIIDDDTPTPQHARFSWPRFAYYSLVGLLLWGAVMAALDMLFGWDATLTQMGWFFTKAALVTFGGAYAVLPYVYQGGVEHYGWLTATQMIDGLALGETTPGPLIMIVAFVGFVGGWTREVAGPGIQFISGAIAAVVATYFTFLPCFLFILLGGPFIETTHGDIKFTAPLNGITAAVVGVMLNLALFFAYHVLWPQGFGAGFEWPLLLIGTAALLALIRYKIGIIPIIGSCAATGLIYARLVVVLG encoded by the coding sequence ATGTCTCAAATATCACGCGCAGAGGCTTTCCGCTACTGGTTAAAGCTTGGCTTCATCAGCTTTGGCGGACCGGCCGGGCAAATCGCGATCATGCATCAGGAACTGGTGGAAAAGCGACACTGGATTTCAGACAGGCGCTTCCTTCACGCCCTCAACTATTGCATGCTGCTGCCCGGCCCCGAGGCGCAGCAGCTCGCGACCTACATTGGCTGGCTCATGCACAAGACTTCAGGCGGACTCGTCGCGGGGGTGCTGTTCGTGCTGCCTTCGCTGTTTATCTTGATTGCGCTAAGTTGGATTTATTTGTCTTATGGCAACGTACCACTGGTCGCCGGATTATTTTATGGCATCAAGCCTGCGGTAACCGCAATCGTGGTGTTCGCTGCGTACCGCATCGGCTCGCGCGCTCTTAAAAACGCCTGGCTCCGGCTTGTCGCTGCCGCCGCCTTCATAGCCATTTTCGCATTTAAAGCTCCCTTTCCTTACATCGTGCTGGGCGCAGGCATCGTTGGCTTTCTGGGCGGGCAATGGGCTCCGGATGAATTCGCCATCGGCGGCGGGCACGGAGTGCAGGACAAACGCTTTGGCCCCGCCATCATAGATGATGACACGCCGACACCGCAACACGCGCGCTTTAGCTGGCCACGCTTCGCTTATTACAGCTTGGTCGGCCTGTTGTTATGGGGCGCGGTGATGGCAGCCCTTGACATGCTTTTCGGCTGGGACGCAACGCTCACCCAAATGGGCTGGTTTTTCACCAAGGCCGCCTTGGTCACTTTCGGGGGCGCATATGCGGTGCTCCCGTACGTTTATCAAGGGGGCGTAGAACATTATGGGTGGCTTACCGCTACGCAGATGATAGACGGTTTGGCGCTGGGTGAAACCACTCCCGGGCCCCTCATCATGATAGTAGCATTTGTGGGATTTGTCGGCGGCTGGACACGGGAAGTGGCCGGTCCGGGAATCCAGTTTATATCAGGTGCAATCGCCGCGGTGGTGGCAACTTATTTCACGTTCCTGCCATGCTTCCTGTTTATCCTGCTAGGCGGCCCATTTATCGAAACCACCCACGGCGACATCAAGTTCACCGCTCCTCTTAATGGGATTACCGCCGCGGTGGTAGGCGTGATGCTTAATCTCGCCCTGTTCTTCGCTTATCACGTGCTCTGGCCACAAGGCTTTGGCGCGGGATTCGAATGGCCGCTGCTGTTGATCGGAACGGCCGCATTGCTGGCGCTGATACGCTACAAAATCGGCATCATCCCAATAATTGGCAGCTGCGCCGCTACCGGGCTCATCTACGCGCGGCTGGTTGTTGTGCTTGGCTGA
- a CDS encoding M48 family metalloprotease, producing MRLSYLIIPLLVLAPQAFAEGLPELGEPSQTTLSPLQEQQLGDSIMREIRADPSYYDDPPLNDYLNNLGYRLISSSRDPQTSLDLFAIQDSEINAFSLPGGYIGVNTGLILLTQNESQLASVLAHEMGHIMQHHIARLLAQQKWSLATSLAGIAVAILAARSNADMAQGALIGSQALATQTQLNFTRQDEQEADRIGFQTLKSAGFDVRAMPAFFERLQKATRFVEGNAPSYLRTHPLTAERIADMENRAQSVPYRQVPPSQDFQFIRARLQAQETPPQDGITFFETNLQEKRYVMESSQRFGLAVAFMRAKNYERADQELSQVRKMAQPSPLIELVAGQIKLGEGKNADTVAIYEAALKNYPEYRPLVYATSNVYLLNHQPQQALNLISDRLQYYPQDYHLYLLQARSYAALDKKLLEHKSQAEAYYLLGNLPGAVEQLQIAQKSGDGDFYQLSAVEARLKELRSLQADSKKQ from the coding sequence ATGCGCTTAAGCTATCTAATCATCCCGTTGCTGGTGCTCGCGCCGCAGGCGTTTGCGGAAGGTCTGCCGGAGTTGGGAGAACCGTCGCAAACTACACTTTCACCGTTGCAGGAGCAGCAACTCGGCGACAGCATTATGCGGGAAATTCGCGCCGACCCGAGCTATTACGACGATCCGCCGCTGAACGACTATCTAAACAATTTGGGCTACCGCCTCATTTCCAGTAGCCGCGACCCGCAGACCAGTCTCGACCTGTTCGCGATTCAAGACAGCGAAATCAACGCATTCTCGCTGCCCGGAGGCTACATCGGCGTCAATACCGGTCTTATTCTGCTTACGCAAAACGAATCCCAGCTTGCCTCGGTACTGGCGCACGAAATGGGACACATAATGCAACATCACATCGCGCGCCTGCTGGCGCAGCAGAAATGGTCGCTCGCGACATCGCTGGCCGGGATAGCGGTAGCGATACTCGCCGCGCGCTCCAACGCTGACATGGCGCAGGGAGCGTTGATTGGCTCTCAGGCCTTGGCGACGCAGACCCAGCTCAATTTTACCCGTCAAGATGAACAAGAAGCAGACCGCATCGGCTTTCAGACTCTGAAAAGCGCCGGCTTTGATGTTCGCGCCATGCCGGCGTTTTTTGAGCGCTTGCAGAAAGCAACGCGCTTCGTCGAGGGCAACGCTCCGTCGTACCTGCGCACCCACCCGCTAACCGCCGAGCGTATCGCCGATATGGAAAACCGCGCGCAGAGTGTGCCTTACCGGCAGGTTCCACCCAGTCAGGATTTCCAGTTTATCCGCGCGCGCCTGCAGGCCCAGGAAACTCCGCCGCAAGATGGGATCACCTTTTTTGAAACCAATCTGCAAGAGAAAAGGTACGTTATGGAGTCGTCGCAGCGCTTTGGGCTTGCCGTCGCCTTTATGCGCGCAAAAAACTACGAGCGTGCCGACCAGGAATTGTCGCAGGTGAGAAAAATGGCGCAACCCAGTCCGCTCATCGAGCTGGTGGCCGGCCAAATAAAGCTGGGCGAGGGGAAAAATGCCGATACCGTGGCCATTTACGAGGCGGCGCTGAAAAACTACCCGGAATACCGGCCACTGGTTTATGCCACCAGCAATGTTTACCTGTTGAACCATCAGCCGCAACAAGCGCTCAATTTGATTTCCGACCGCTTGCAGTATTACCCGCAGGATTACCACTTGTATCTACTGCAGGCCAGAAGCTACGCAGCGCTTGATAAAAAACTTCTCGAGCATAAATCACAAGCCGAAGCCTATTACCTTTTGGGTAATCTGCCGGGCGCAGTCGAGCAGCTGCAAATCGCGCAAAAAAGCGGCGATGGCGATTTTTACCAGCTTTCAGCGGTTGAAGCGAGGCTCAAAGAACTGCGCTCGCTCCAGGCGGACTCAAAAAAGCAATAG
- a CDS encoding lysylphosphatidylglycerol synthase domain-containing protein, whose amino-acid sequence MKYLKNAWLALFVLASLVFLFNYFHQQSEKLTAPLHFSAPYLVLAALLQIVFWVNAAWCWGKIISLTTSVQLPLLVSVSHLALTTLGKYFPGKVWGMAARATLMKQQGIRINSTLLATFHEQVIFLHAAVVLSSILVAILFNADWSWAVGSLGVISIPAVMLSQDYVVRFFNYIAPRFWIKGQFESWRSIPRKNYIFLLLAFLAVWVLSGLAFASIYFTFFGADLNARLVLAMLLANAVGNTLGFLALFAPGGIGVREAVASGILAGFIPLNDAIMLSLLFRLWMTLSELLGACTLLWPGIRSFKA is encoded by the coding sequence TTGAAGTACCTGAAAAATGCCTGGCTCGCGTTGTTTGTGCTGGCAAGCTTGGTCTTTTTATTCAATTACTTCCACCAGCAATCCGAAAAGCTTACCGCGCCACTGCATTTCTCCGCGCCCTACCTGGTCCTCGCAGCATTATTGCAAATAGTATTTTGGGTCAATGCGGCTTGGTGTTGGGGCAAGATCATCTCGCTCACGACCTCGGTGCAGCTGCCGCTGCTGGTTAGCGTTTCACATCTTGCTTTGACCACGCTTGGAAAATATTTTCCGGGAAAAGTGTGGGGCATGGCAGCTCGCGCCACGCTCATGAAACAACAAGGCATTCGCATTAACAGTACTCTGCTTGCAACCTTTCACGAACAGGTAATTTTTTTGCATGCCGCCGTGGTTTTATCCTCTATTCTGGTTGCAATTCTCTTCAATGCCGATTGGTCTTGGGCAGTAGGATCCCTTGGAGTAATTAGCATTCCAGCGGTCATGCTGTCGCAAGATTATGTGGTCAGATTTTTCAATTACATAGCGCCAAGATTCTGGATCAAAGGCCAATTTGAAAGCTGGCGGAGCATTCCGAGAAAAAACTACATTTTTTTGTTGCTTGCTTTTCTGGCGGTATGGGTCTTGAGCGGGTTGGCTTTCGCCAGCATTTATTTCACATTTTTCGGCGCCGACCTTAACGCTCGCCTCGTTTTGGCGATGCTGCTAGCCAACGCTGTAGGCAATACACTGGGATTTCTTGCACTGTTTGCACCCGGCGGAATCGGTGTCAGAGAAGCAGTGGCGAGCGGGATTCTTGCAGGATTCATCCCGCTCAATGATGCAATCATGTTGAGCCTGCTTTTCCGGCTGTGGATGACATTATCCGAACTGCTGGGCGCATGCACCCTACTCTGGCCCGGCATTAGATCGTTCAAGGCGTAA
- a CDS encoding rhodanese-like domain-containing protein: protein MQGFKEINPDELQDMQSVGSLRLIDIRSDAELTRGLIQVALHVPLSLLPGKVSERDSTTPNVFYFQSGARSAQACAFFAGKGFNKSYHLQGSASRWVRSGRPLEGRAP from the coding sequence ATGCAAGGTTTCAAGGAGATTAATCCCGACGAATTGCAGGATATGCAGTCCGTAGGAAGCTTAAGGCTGATAGACATCCGCAGCGACGCCGAATTAACGCGCGGCCTGATCCAAGTTGCATTGCATGTTCCCCTGTCTCTGCTGCCCGGCAAAGTAAGCGAGAGGGATAGCACAACACCGAACGTGTTTTATTTTCAGTCAGGCGCGCGTTCGGCGCAGGCTTGCGCGTTTTTTGCGGGCAAAGGTTTCAACAAGTCGTATCACCTGCAGGGCAGCGCTAGCAGGTGGGTGCGCAGCGGACGGCCACTCGAAGGCCGCGCACCATGA
- a CDS encoding class I SAM-dependent methyltransferase — protein sequence MSLPLHSGLPRIPDYHRLLQSNLFKSMEDFSGSFLHSQSRHLKRYQGKWVADPLHQWSRQWEYPYVFSRISDYAGNARQESELRILDAGSGVTFFPYFLSSRFSNVIVSCCDYDFSLGEAYSRLNHCLGGRVRFVPGDLRSLPFQNNAFDIVYCVSVLEHTDAYQNIVSEFRRVLKPGGILIVTFDISVDGEADIPVEKAEQLLGILYQHFPRSKQIAYANLRQEVHAQDLVTTRFIRQMNPRLLPWKYPLLAALKPLIKRRWPRALFRNLTFYCHSFDY from the coding sequence ATGTCTTTGCCGCTCCATTCCGGGCTGCCCAGAATTCCGGATTATCACCGGCTGTTGCAAAGCAATCTGTTTAAGTCGATGGAGGATTTTTCCGGCAGCTTTCTCCACTCACAGTCGCGACATTTGAAACGGTACCAGGGAAAATGGGTCGCTGACCCGCTGCACCAGTGGAGCAGGCAATGGGAATATCCGTATGTGTTCTCCAGGATTTCGGATTATGCGGGTAACGCGAGGCAGGAATCTGAGTTGCGTATTCTTGACGCAGGCTCGGGCGTGACTTTTTTTCCTTATTTCCTGTCATCCCGCTTTAGCAATGTGATCGTCTCCTGCTGCGATTACGACTTTTCTTTGGGCGAGGCCTATTCCCGCCTGAACCATTGCCTCGGGGGGCGTGTACGGTTCGTTCCCGGAGACTTGCGCAGCCTGCCATTTCAGAACAACGCTTTTGACATTGTTTATTGCGTATCCGTATTAGAGCATACTGACGCGTACCAAAATATCGTTTCAGAATTCAGGCGAGTGCTCAAGCCGGGAGGAATACTGATCGTCACCTTTGATATTTCGGTTGACGGCGAAGCGGATATTCCGGTGGAAAAAGCGGAGCAGCTGCTTGGAATACTTTACCAACATTTTCCGCGCAGCAAGCAGATAGCGTACGCAAACTTAAGGCAAGAAGTGCACGCACAAGATCTCGTAACAACTCGCTTTATCCGCCAAATGAACCCCCGCCTTCTGCCATGGAAGTACCCGCTCCTTGCTGCGTTAAAACCACTTATAAAGCGGCGATGGCCCAGAGCTCTTTTTCGCAACCTGACGTTCTATTGCCATTCCTTCGATTATTAA
- a CDS encoding UDP-N-acetylglucosamine 2-epimerase — translation MFTCFVGTRAQLIKMAPVILEIEKRGLPFNLVFTGQHEETMEQLLNDFGIHAARSYLYRGKEITGIVQMGSWFVRCLWKCLRESDKFVPGPSASSVMLVHGDTFSTLLGAIVGKLKGITVAHIEAGLRSGNIFHPFPEELTRRAVFRLSDLAFCPGAWPYDNMKKYRAKRIDTGQNTLLDTLAIALAVPQKSAPPYPMNTYGIVSLHRFENIFYVRRLAQIINLLETAAVRFPLVFVLHPATRKKLAQFDLLSKLESNPRIKLLPRMGYIEFVKLMQGAKFVITDGGSNQEELSYLGIPTLLMRKATERQEGLETTATLCPYDEKILERFMRDLADAPTVIPAIGSSSPSEMIVNQLESYVQTRRDSHS, via the coding sequence ATGTTTACCTGCTTCGTGGGCACGCGCGCGCAACTGATAAAAATGGCGCCCGTGATCCTCGAGATTGAAAAGCGGGGCTTGCCGTTCAATCTAGTCTTTACCGGACAACACGAAGAAACCATGGAACAGCTGCTGAACGATTTTGGCATTCATGCCGCCCGCAGCTATTTGTATCGCGGAAAGGAAATTACCGGAATTGTGCAAATGGGCAGCTGGTTTGTGCGCTGTTTATGGAAATGCCTGCGTGAATCGGATAAATTTGTTCCAGGTCCAAGCGCGAGCAGCGTTATGCTGGTCCATGGCGACACTTTCTCCACGCTGCTTGGGGCTATTGTCGGCAAACTGAAAGGTATAACGGTAGCGCATATTGAGGCCGGCTTGCGATCCGGCAACATTTTCCATCCGTTCCCTGAAGAACTGACTCGCCGCGCAGTGTTCAGGCTGTCCGATCTCGCCTTTTGTCCAGGAGCGTGGCCCTACGACAACATGAAAAAATACCGTGCCAAACGCATCGACACCGGGCAAAACACCCTACTCGATACACTCGCGATAGCACTCGCTGTTCCCCAAAAAAGCGCGCCGCCTTATCCTATGAATACGTATGGCATTGTGTCACTGCACCGCTTTGAAAACATTTTTTACGTGCGCCGCCTGGCGCAAATAATCAACTTGCTCGAAACAGCTGCCGTACGGTTTCCGCTGGTCTTCGTTTTGCACCCGGCGACGCGAAAAAAACTGGCCCAATTCGATCTGTTATCCAAGCTTGAAAGCAATCCTCGAATCAAGCTTCTCCCACGCATGGGATATATCGAATTTGTGAAGCTAATGCAGGGCGCCAAGTTTGTAATCACCGACGGCGGCAGCAATCAGGAAGAATTGTCCTATCTAGGCATACCCACGTTGCTGATGCGCAAGGCAACCGAGCGGCAAGAGGGTCTCGAGACTACGGCAACCCTTTGTCCCTATGATGAGAAAATTCTTGAACGCTTTATGCGCGATTTAGCTGATGCACCCACTGTTATACCCGCGATAGGCTCAAGTTCGCCATCAGAGATGATCGTTAATCAGCTCGAGTCTTACGTCCAAACGCGGCGCGACTCCCATAGTTGA
- a CDS encoding class I SAM-dependent methyltransferase, producing MKFEESSYWRERVTVDADLGVVGHRSLGRGYNEYIYRRRTECLLDTLNRLNIKPSQCNVLDLGCGSGYYAAFWKAIGVTELTGIDIADAAIDRLRAKFPEYRFLQADITQADAAVRIGGLYSIATLFDVIYHISDDAAALNALKTVARILKPAGLLLLFDQLATKDYSLLPHVKFRGKMNYLALLDAAGLEIVSREPLFVFLAPPVFGFKAVDIMVSGLYKIIGAFIKNRESAGRRLGNAVYELDRFLIKKRVRLPNHELIAVRKRTTGALA from the coding sequence ATGAAATTCGAAGAATCCAGTTATTGGAGAGAACGGGTAACCGTTGACGCCGACCTTGGGGTGGTTGGGCACCGTTCCCTCGGACGCGGATACAACGAGTATATTTACCGGCGCAGAACGGAATGTCTGTTGGATACCTTGAACAGATTGAACATTAAGCCGTCGCAGTGCAACGTGCTGGACCTCGGCTGTGGCAGCGGATATTATGCGGCGTTTTGGAAAGCGATTGGCGTGACCGAGCTTACCGGAATTGACATAGCAGACGCCGCCATCGACCGTCTGCGCGCGAAGTTTCCGGAATACCGGTTTCTGCAAGCTGACATTACGCAGGCAGATGCCGCCGTGCGAATCGGCGGCCTTTATTCCATTGCCACGCTATTTGACGTGATTTACCACATCAGCGACGATGCGGCGGCGTTAAATGCGCTGAAAACCGTTGCCCGCATATTAAAGCCGGCCGGGCTTCTGCTGTTGTTCGACCAGCTCGCAACAAAGGACTACTCCCTGCTGCCGCACGTCAAATTCCGAGGTAAAATGAATTATTTAGCGCTGCTCGACGCAGCGGGGTTGGAAATCGTTAGCCGGGAGCCGCTGTTCGTGTTTTTGGCGCCGCCCGTCTTCGGATTCAAAGCCGTCGATATAATGGTGTCCGGCCTGTACAAGATTATCGGTGCATTTATCAAAAACCGGGAAAGCGCCGGCAGGCGGCTTGGCAACGCCGTTTACGAACTGGACCGGTTTCTCATAAAAAAAAGGGTCCGCTTACCCAACCATGAGCTTATCGCTGTCAGAAAGCGAACTACTGGCGCGCTCGCCTAG
- a CDS encoding serine/threonine-protein kinase, with protein MEKIGKYEIVREIAKGATSSVFLAHDPFGGRQVAIKLVNSEGLRDKQKGRRYKKLFLTEASLVGKLSHPHIVAIYDAVAEDQLCYIVMEYVPGATLEKYCKVENLLPIDTVIEIIFKCSKALAFAHRHGIIHRDIKPANIMFSDGFDIKISDFGAALTDQTETTQVIGVGSPAYMSPQQVKEQPLTHQTDIYSLGVVMYQLLSGRLPFTGNNNYSTIYQIINVDPPPPSLYRPEIPPHLDVIVKTALRKDLETRYQTWEEFAQKLIEAFNNLEKPKEDVSEGERFDVLRKLAFFNQFSDVELWEVMRITRWRKYGPGITLIKEGGIGKSFFILASGEVNVTKEGKLLNILEAGECFGEMAYLGKTQFTRSASITSASDVTAIEITSESLAQASENCRHQFNRAFLEVLVDRLSAANIRLSQLLLDRKISIF; from the coding sequence ATGGAAAAAATCGGCAAGTACGAAATTGTGAGAGAAATCGCGAAAGGGGCGACCAGCTCGGTTTTTCTTGCGCATGACCCGTTTGGCGGGCGGCAAGTGGCAATTAAACTGGTCAACTCCGAAGGGTTGCGAGATAAACAGAAGGGGCGGCGTTATAAGAAGCTGTTCCTCACCGAAGCTTCGTTGGTAGGCAAGCTGTCGCACCCGCATATCGTGGCAATTTATGATGCGGTGGCCGAGGACCAACTCTGCTACATCGTCATGGAGTATGTCCCGGGCGCGACCCTGGAAAAGTATTGCAAAGTCGAAAACTTGCTGCCGATAGATACAGTCATCGAGATCATCTTCAAATGCAGCAAAGCGTTGGCATTTGCTCACCGCCACGGCATTATTCATCGCGATATCAAGCCGGCGAATATCATGTTCAGCGATGGTTTTGACATCAAAATTTCCGATTTTGGAGCGGCGCTCACCGACCAGACAGAAACTACCCAGGTCATAGGCGTCGGCTCTCCAGCCTATATGTCGCCACAGCAGGTAAAGGAACAGCCGCTGACCCACCAAACGGATATATATTCGCTGGGAGTAGTGATGTATCAATTGTTGAGCGGGAGGCTGCCATTCACTGGAAACAACAATTACAGCACGATATACCAGATTATTAATGTAGACCCGCCGCCGCCGAGCTTATACCGTCCTGAAATCCCGCCCCATCTAGATGTAATCGTCAAAACCGCGCTGCGCAAAGACCTGGAAACGCGCTATCAGACCTGGGAAGAATTTGCTCAAAAACTGATCGAGGCGTTCAACAATCTGGAGAAACCCAAGGAGGACGTTTCCGAAGGTGAAAGATTCGATGTTTTGCGCAAGCTGGCGTTCTTCAACCAATTTAGCGATGTCGAGCTGTGGGAGGTCATGCGAATTACCCGCTGGCGCAAATATGGGCCGGGGATCACCCTGATCAAAGAAGGCGGAATCGGCAAATCGTTTTTCATTCTTGCTTCAGGGGAGGTTAATGTGACCAAGGAGGGTAAACTTCTCAATATATTGGAGGCTGGCGAATGCTTCGGCGAAATGGCGTACTTGGGAAAAACCCAGTTCACGCGCAGCGCAAGCATTACCTCGGCAAGCGATGTAACGGCGATTGAGATCACATCCGAATCCTTGGCGCAGGCATCGGAAAACTGCCGTCATCAATTTAACCGCGCTTTTCTTGAGGTTCTGGTTGACCGCCTGTCCGCCGCCAATATCCGCCTCTCGCAGTTACTGCTCGACCGCAAGATCAGCATTTTCTGA
- the soxZ gene encoding thiosulfate oxidation carrier complex protein SoxZ — MVETMKIRARMQGDVADVKVLIIHPMETGQRKDPQGQRIPAHFIKQVTATLNGTVVLDAQWSQGIAKNPFLGFKIRGAKVGDKVIVGWSDNKGEANSIETKIAAVL; from the coding sequence ATGGTTGAAACAATGAAAATCCGGGCGCGCATGCAAGGCGATGTCGCCGATGTTAAAGTGCTCATCATTCACCCGATGGAAACCGGCCAACGCAAGGATCCGCAGGGTCAACGAATACCGGCCCATTTCATAAAGCAGGTCACAGCGACACTCAACGGCACGGTGGTATTGGACGCGCAGTGGAGCCAGGGCATAGCCAAAAACCCATTCCTCGGATTTAAAATCCGAGGCGCCAAAGTCGGCGACAAAGTCATTGTGGGCTGGTCCGACAATAAGGGCGAAGCAAATTCAATCGAAACCAAAATCGCTGCAGTGCTCTGA
- the soxY gene encoding thiosulfate oxidation carrier protein SoxY: protein MVIKHTDKLRRTFLLNAVATAAAFIAGVIKPAGIWAATWNKSAFQARALADALKEIGATDAERSNDILIRAPDLAENGARVQLEVTSNIPGTRTIAIIAEKNPFPLVASFQFSNGAEAYISTYIKMGESANVRAVVNADGKVYTAAKEVRVTIGGCGA, encoded by the coding sequence ATGGTAATCAAGCATACGGATAAACTGCGCAGAACTTTTTTGCTAAACGCCGTCGCGACTGCTGCCGCATTTATTGCAGGCGTCATCAAGCCCGCCGGCATTTGGGCCGCCACCTGGAATAAATCCGCGTTTCAGGCCAGGGCGCTCGCCGACGCCCTGAAAGAAATAGGCGCAACCGACGCCGAACGGAGCAACGACATCCTGATACGAGCGCCGGACCTCGCGGAAAACGGCGCGCGGGTGCAGCTCGAGGTAACCAGCAACATTCCGGGCACACGGACTATAGCAATCATTGCAGAGAAAAACCCGTTCCCGCTCGTCGCAAGCTTTCAGTTCTCCAACGGCGCCGAAGCCTACATTTCAACCTATATCAAAATGGGTGAATCTGCTAACGTTCGGGCGGTGGTGAATGCCGACGGCAAGGTTTATACCGCCGCGAAAGAAGTCAGGGTAACCATAGGCGGTTGCGGCGCATGA